The following are encoded together in the Paraburkholderia sp. BL10I2N1 genome:
- a CDS encoding hydrogenase subunit MbhD domain-containing protein — translation MLELLVLLMCASILVSGILAVCLKNLMAAMVSSGLASLFAAVAFLLLAAPDVAMAEASIGSGLATFIFLYAIRKTGYEKG, via the coding sequence GTGCTGGAACTGCTCGTCCTGCTCATGTGCGCCAGCATACTCGTCAGCGGAATACTGGCCGTTTGCCTGAAAAATCTCATGGCCGCGATGGTAAGTTCAGGGCTGGCCAGTCTGTTCGCCGCGGTGGCCTTTCTGCTGCTCGCCGCCCCCGACGTGGCGATGGCCGAAGCGTCGATTGGCTCGGGCCTTGCGACCTTCATTTTTCTCTATGCGATCCGCAAAACCGGCTATGAGAAGGGCTGA
- the mnhG gene encoding monovalent cation/H(+) antiporter subunit G gives MTELIGSGFILMGAVFLFSAGLGLLRMPDAYTRIQAGTKASTLGNMLVLIGLAFYHPDWTFRLILVIAFVLVTNPVSSHALARAAWLNRTPMAPSTVTDALAEEHERRAGESES, from the coding sequence ATGACCGAACTGATCGGCAGCGGATTCATCCTGATGGGGGCCGTATTCCTGTTTTCCGCGGGGCTTGGCCTGTTGCGCATGCCCGATGCCTATACGCGCATCCAGGCGGGCACCAAGGCTTCGACACTCGGCAACATGCTGGTGCTGATCGGCCTCGCGTTCTATCACCCGGACTGGACGTTCCGGCTGATCCTTGTCATCGCTTTTGTGCTGGTGACCAACCCGGTGTCCTCGCATGCGCTGGCGCGCGCGGCCTGGCTCAACCGCACACCGATGGCGCCGTCCACCGTGACAGACGCGCTTGCCGAAGAGCACGAACGCCGTGCCGGGGAGAGCGAATCATGA
- a CDS encoding integrase core domain-containing protein — MSRAISVSANKPFGLQRVCQVLGFPRSTIYAVRARTADNVVPIIPGRRGPKPKMPDADLLKAIRDDLVASPFIGEGHRKVWARLRILHDIRVSRTRVLRLMREHSLLSPHRQARGEPNLHDGRITTDCPNEMWGTDGVRIATVDDGMVWIFSAVDHCDGMCTGIHAAKIGDRFAALEPISQGLLDEFGSVLADAGRGLSLRMDHGSQYTSDDFRNQIRFWGIAPSYAFVAEPQTNGVAERFNRTMKEQAIHGRIFKNLEEVRAAAIAFKDRYNRDWRLEKLGFKSPLEARQERLMKLAA, encoded by the coding sequence ATGAGCCGCGCGATCTCCGTTAGTGCGAACAAGCCCTTTGGATTGCAACGGGTTTGCCAGGTGCTCGGATTCCCCCGCTCGACGATCTATGCTGTCCGCGCGAGGACAGCGGACAACGTGGTGCCGATCATCCCGGGCCGCCGCGGCCCGAAACCGAAGATGCCCGATGCTGACCTGCTGAAGGCCATCCGCGACGATCTGGTGGCTTCCCCCTTCATCGGCGAGGGGCATCGCAAGGTCTGGGCGCGCTTGCGTATCCTGCACGACATCCGGGTCTCCCGGACCCGCGTGCTGCGACTGATGCGCGAGCACAGCCTGCTGTCGCCGCACCGGCAAGCGCGAGGCGAACCCAACCTTCACGATGGCCGGATCACAACCGATTGCCCGAATGAGATGTGGGGCACCGACGGCGTGCGCATCGCGACCGTGGACGACGGCATGGTGTGGATCTTCTCGGCCGTTGATCATTGCGACGGCATGTGTACCGGCATTCATGCCGCGAAGATTGGCGACCGCTTTGCTGCCCTCGAGCCGATCTCCCAGGGGCTGCTGGACGAATTCGGTTCCGTGCTCGCCGATGCGGGCCGCGGGCTGTCGCTGCGTATGGATCACGGTTCGCAGTACACGTCGGACGACTTCCGTAACCAGATCCGGTTCTGGGGCATCGCGCCGAGCTATGCCTTCGTCGCCGAACCCCAGACCAACGGCGTCGCCGAGCGATTCAACCGGACAATGAAGGAACAGGCTATTCATGGACGCATCTTCAAAAACCTGGAGGAAGTTCGTGCCGCCGCCATCGCGTTCAAGGATCGATACAATCGCGACTGGCGTCTTGAAAAGTTGGGCTTCAAATCACCCCTCGAAGCCCGTCAGGAACGGCTGATGAAGCTGGCCGCCTGA
- the mbhE gene encoding hydrogen gas-evolving membrane-bound hydrogenase subunit E — protein MIRRVLVLVTVLLFALIFCRLIGSYTELQELRPLALHYVMQGPAELGAPNIVTGILITYRGFDTLGEVAVLFMVAASVGVLLKNESTAGAAAVDDDCDPRREAGEVVRTGKQVLLPMILTFGAYVIVNGHLSAGGGFQGGAIVASGGMMMMLARPGAALNVALLGVIESLAGVFYVCIGILGLVLAGGFLDARFLPRGEFGAFFSAGAIPLISALLGIKVGAELSVIIDRFRS, from the coding sequence ATGATCCGACGCGTGCTGGTGCTGGTAACTGTCTTGCTGTTCGCGCTGATCTTCTGCCGCCTGATCGGTAGCTATACCGAGTTGCAGGAACTCAGGCCGCTTGCCCTGCACTATGTGATGCAAGGACCGGCCGAACTCGGCGCGCCGAACATCGTCACGGGCATTCTGATCACATACCGCGGCTTCGATACGCTCGGCGAGGTGGCCGTGCTGTTCATGGTAGCGGCGAGCGTCGGTGTGCTTCTGAAGAACGAGAGTACCGCTGGCGCCGCCGCTGTCGATGACGACTGCGACCCGCGCCGCGAAGCCGGCGAGGTTGTCAGGACCGGAAAGCAGGTTCTGCTGCCGATGATCCTGACCTTCGGCGCCTATGTGATCGTGAACGGCCATCTGTCGGCCGGCGGGGGTTTTCAGGGCGGCGCCATCGTTGCGTCCGGCGGCATGATGATGATGCTGGCCCGGCCAGGCGCCGCGCTCAACGTCGCGCTGCTTGGCGTCATCGAATCGCTGGCCGGCGTGTTTTACGTGTGTATCGGCATTTTGGGGTTGGTGCTGGCGGGCGGCTTCCTCGATGCCCGCTTTTTGCCGCGCGGCGAATTCGGCGCGTTTTTCAGCGCTGGCGCGATCCCACTGATTTCCGCGTTGCTGGGCATCAAGGTCGGCGCGGAACTGAGCGTCATCATCGACCGGTTCAGAAGCTGA
- a CDS encoding cation:proton antiporter subunit C codes for MTTGLPVSTILLITGFTLSLIGLWGMLTHRNILRIIIGFALIDTGLHLVMVATGYIRGGTAPIIDAAMSKADAAHRAIDPIPSALVVTAIVIGLSVTAVMLSFAIRLYAAKKTLSIDAFTESKW; via the coding sequence ATGACGACAGGCCTACCGGTTTCGACCATTCTGCTGATCACGGGCTTCACCCTCTCGTTGATCGGCCTGTGGGGAATGCTGACCCATCGCAACATCCTGCGCATCATCATCGGCTTCGCACTGATCGACACGGGGCTGCATCTCGTCATGGTTGCGACGGGCTATATCAGGGGCGGCACGGCGCCGATCATCGACGCCGCCATGAGCAAGGCAGACGCCGCGCATCGCGCGATCGATCCGATTCCGTCCGCGCTCGTGGTGACCGCGATCGTGATCGGTCTGTCGGTCACGGCGGTCATGCTGTCTTTCGCGATTCGCCTCTATGCGGCTAAAAAGACGCTCTCCATCGACGCGTTCACGGAGTCGAAATGGTAG
- a CDS encoding proton-conducting transporter membrane subunit, producing the protein MVAGLFHPLYIFILGLGGGFVIPLLYRLGKPWLTGGFFVALGGIVLVSGVSFLGLLQGGETIEVLTAGALPPVSIDLRFGLWEGLFTFSVNVVSLLGTLHLWDRLRGNYAALLLYLILVMGIDGMVMTRDLFNLFVFLEIVSIATYGLFSLERAPAALAGAFKYIIATVIASTFLLLGAVLLYYVTGTLNIDDLIAFRGQITDPIGETALLLVLGCLVIELKPFPANGWGLDVYETAPSGIASMVSVGVSAGVFFALFKLLPLFDDELGIIAVSGGITFLFSNLLALKQTEPQRVLGYSSIGQMGLLMLALALLRQVGADASIPLVVGGLFVNHLLAKAGLFWLVGVLKRHGADARAILSRSPLLIGLLGLFMVAIAGLPPFPGFWAKWELVIQLTRAGKPYWIGLILTGSLLEAAYMFHWFVRALRPSGDAVKAGPGLVALLPLFGAAILLIAAGYVAASVSGTESIWIFSPLIAGALFYAGDRLPGRVKGVAMLIVVALAGSWLAEGTSGIARLVAWLLLTGSFVIASASLYRSDVRPGFYPMLVVLLLSIPALLRSTTTLEFFYSWEIVTLSSCFLIAKCRSAGAHVLTFLLFSLLSAFFLLAGFAAAAAIDGSIELAGLVRSGPDASRAFVLLAVGFLIKAGAIGVHVWLPAAYTEAEDDVTAMLSAVVSKVAIFGLLIGTYLTIRTEVGLELAHVMAWIGALTTLAGAFMALRQNDFKRMLAYSSMSQLGYIVTAIALMNHLGWVTALYLVANHMMVKGILFLALAGVTLRTGTHGAAGVGGLARAMPFTFAMVLVAIISMSGLPPLMGFGGKWLLLVALTGKGWYGLTVCGLVATFAGFLYMFRFISGLFFGPRAAGQTEIREAPVLLLAPQLILVAGIFLLSFFPKVLIEPVSAAIDPQFASTLIWQGMSLESIYGFWNPTPVVIVVLAVTAVLFAFFLLLYRSRRRDAGSISGFFRFYRPVLARTVPPVATMFWRGVSSGALAAAGTARKVYTGNGQAYALYVLGYFLVIYVASTGFGGLWPAG; encoded by the coding sequence ATGGTAGCCGGGCTGTTCCATCCGCTCTACATCTTCATTCTTGGACTGGGCGGCGGCTTCGTCATTCCATTGCTTTACCGGCTCGGCAAGCCGTGGCTCACCGGTGGCTTCTTCGTCGCGCTCGGCGGCATCGTGCTGGTCAGCGGCGTCTCGTTCCTCGGCCTGTTGCAAGGCGGCGAGACCATCGAAGTGCTGACCGCGGGCGCGTTGCCGCCGGTCTCCATCGATCTGCGCTTCGGCCTGTGGGAGGGGCTCTTCACCTTCAGCGTCAATGTGGTGTCGCTGCTCGGCACGCTGCATCTGTGGGACCGCCTGCGCGGCAATTACGCGGCGTTGCTGCTCTATCTGATCCTGGTCATGGGCATCGACGGCATGGTGATGACCCGCGACCTGTTCAACCTCTTCGTGTTTCTCGAAATCGTATCGATTGCCACCTATGGGCTTTTCAGCCTGGAGCGCGCGCCGGCCGCGCTGGCCGGCGCGTTCAAATACATCATCGCGACGGTAATCGCTTCGACCTTCTTGCTGCTTGGTGCGGTGCTCCTCTACTACGTCACCGGCACGCTGAACATCGATGACCTGATTGCCTTCCGTGGCCAGATCACTGATCCGATCGGCGAGACGGCGCTCCTTCTCGTGCTTGGCTGCCTCGTGATCGAACTCAAGCCGTTTCCGGCGAACGGATGGGGGCTCGACGTCTACGAAACCGCGCCGAGCGGCATTGCCTCGATGGTGTCGGTCGGCGTTTCCGCAGGCGTATTTTTCGCGCTCTTCAAGCTCCTGCCGCTTTTCGACGATGAGCTTGGCATCATCGCCGTGTCCGGCGGGATCACCTTCCTGTTTTCCAATCTGCTTGCCCTCAAGCAGACCGAACCGCAGCGGGTGCTCGGCTATTCGTCGATCGGCCAGATGGGACTTCTCATGCTGGCGCTCGCCCTGTTGCGGCAGGTCGGTGCGGATGCGTCGATCCCCCTCGTGGTCGGTGGCCTGTTCGTCAACCATCTTCTCGCGAAGGCAGGCCTCTTCTGGCTTGTCGGCGTGCTCAAACGGCACGGCGCCGATGCGCGCGCCATCCTGTCGCGCAGCCCGCTCCTGATCGGCCTGCTTGGGTTATTCATGGTGGCCATAGCCGGCCTGCCGCCCTTTCCCGGCTTCTGGGCGAAATGGGAACTGGTGATCCAGCTGACCCGTGCCGGCAAGCCGTACTGGATCGGGCTGATCCTGACCGGTTCGCTTCTCGAAGCCGCCTACATGTTCCACTGGTTCGTGCGCGCGCTGCGTCCCTCCGGGGACGCGGTCAAGGCGGGACCCGGTCTGGTTGCGCTGTTGCCGCTGTTCGGCGCGGCCATCCTTCTGATCGCCGCAGGCTATGTCGCCGCGTCAGTCTCGGGCACGGAATCGATATGGATCTTCTCGCCGCTCATCGCGGGCGCCTTGTTCTACGCGGGGGATCGCCTGCCCGGCCGGGTGAAGGGCGTCGCCATGCTGATCGTCGTCGCGCTGGCTGGCTCGTGGCTCGCCGAAGGCACGAGCGGAATCGCCAGGCTCGTCGCGTGGCTGCTGCTGACCGGCAGCTTCGTCATCGCGTCGGCGAGCCTCTACCGCAGCGACGTGCGCCCCGGCTTCTATCCCATGTTGGTGGTCCTGCTGCTTTCGATCCCGGCACTGCTGCGCTCCACGACCACGCTTGAATTCTTCTATAGCTGGGAGATCGTGACGCTGTCGTCCTGCTTCCTGATCGCGAAATGCCGTAGTGCTGGCGCGCACGTGCTGACTTTCCTGCTGTTTTCGCTACTGTCGGCTTTTTTTCTGCTGGCCGGCTTCGCTGCCGCTGCCGCAATCGACGGCAGCATCGAGCTGGCCGGGCTTGTCAGGTCGGGCCCGGACGCGAGCCGGGCGTTCGTTTTGCTGGCGGTCGGCTTTCTGATCAAGGCGGGCGCGATCGGCGTGCATGTCTGGCTGCCCGCCGCCTATACGGAAGCGGAGGACGACGTGACCGCCATGCTATCGGCCGTTGTCAGCAAGGTAGCGATTTTCGGCCTGCTGATCGGCACCTATCTGACGATACGCACGGAGGTCGGCCTCGAGCTTGCGCATGTCATGGCGTGGATCGGTGCGCTGACGACCCTGGCGGGTGCGTTCATGGCGCTGCGGCAGAATGACTTCAAGCGCATGCTCGCGTATTCGAGCATGAGCCAGCTCGGCTATATCGTCACCGCGATCGCGCTGATGAATCACCTTGGCTGGGTCACGGCGCTCTATCTGGTCGCCAACCACATGATGGTGAAAGGCATCCTGTTCCTCGCGCTGGCGGGCGTCACGCTGCGCACGGGCACGCACGGCGCTGCCGGGGTGGGTGGGCTTGCCCGCGCGATGCCATTCACTTTTGCGATGGTGCTCGTCGCCATTATCTCGATGTCCGGCTTGCCGCCGCTCATGGGCTTTGGCGGGAAATGGCTGCTGCTCGTCGCCTTGACGGGCAAGGGCTGGTACGGGCTGACCGTGTGCGGACTGGTTGCCACGTTCGCCGGTTTTCTCTACATGTTCCGCTTCATCAGCGGTCTGTTCTTCGGACCGCGCGCGGCGGGACAGACGGAGATCCGCGAAGCGCCTGTACTGTTGCTCGCGCCGCAATTGATTCTGGTCGCCGGAATTTTCCTCCTGTCGTTCTTCCCGAAGGTGCTGATCGAACCGGTGTCGGCGGCGATCGACCCGCAATTTGCGTCGACGCTGATCTGGCAAGGCATGTCGCTGGAGAGCATCTATGGTTTCTGGAACCCGACGCCCGTCGTGATCGTGGTCCTGGCGGTGACCGCCGTGCTGTTTGCATTTTTCCTGCTGCTCTATCGCAGCCGGCGTCGCGATGCGGGAAGTATCTCCGGCTTCTTCAGGTTCTACCGGCCGGTGCTAGCCCGCACGGTCCCGCCAGTCGCGACAATGTTCTGGCGCGGTGTTTCAAGCGGTGCGCTTGCTGCCGCGGGGACCGCTCGCAAGGTCTACACCGGCAACGGCCAGGCCTACGCGCTCTATGTGCTCGGCTATTTCCTTGTGATTTATGTCGCAAGCACGGGGTTCGGCGGGCTTTGGCCCGCAGGATGA
- a CDS encoding filamentous hemagglutinin N-terminal domain-containing protein, producing MNNTRYRLVFSKLRGMLVAVEETATGTGKSSRGETSVVRACPYASQTPFFALRQMAFAVLLLLGVLPASYAQIVTAPGSGAQVIQTPNGLPQVNVARPSGAGVSVNTYSQFDVQKPGAILNNSPVLVNTQQAGYINGNPNYAAGQSAKIIVNQVNSSAASQINGALEVAGSRAEVVIANGSGISVNGGSFLNTARAILTTSTPNYGADGSLTGFNVTGGNITVQGAGLNASNVDQVDLLARAVQANAAIYANNLNVITGPNQVNHDTLAATPIAGTGPAPGVSIDVSQLGGMYANRIILVGSENGVGVSNAGVVAAQAGDLTLTTQGRLVLTGRTNASGNLSVSVAGDIDNSGTTYGQQNVSVNTSGDLTNSGTLAAQQGLTVNRGQRRVNRNPRRRHQRRLERGPERRPELHRDGSTERDGSKHRGRQCDPAGQHRHACWQPDRC from the coding sequence ATGAATAACACGCGCTATCGGCTTGTATTCAGCAAGTTGCGAGGCATGCTCGTCGCGGTTGAGGAAACCGCCACAGGAACCGGCAAGTCCAGTCGGGGCGAAACCAGCGTTGTGCGGGCGTGCCCGTATGCTTCGCAGACGCCGTTCTTTGCGTTGCGTCAGATGGCGTTCGCTGTCCTGTTGCTGCTCGGCGTGCTTCCTGCCAGCTATGCGCAAATTGTTACCGCGCCCGGCTCCGGCGCGCAGGTGATCCAGACGCCAAACGGTTTGCCGCAGGTGAACGTGGCACGTCCGTCGGGGGCTGGCGTGTCCGTTAATACGTACTCGCAGTTCGACGTGCAGAAGCCAGGCGCGATCCTGAATAACTCGCCTGTGCTCGTTAACACGCAGCAGGCGGGCTACATCAACGGCAACCCGAATTATGCCGCCGGTCAGTCCGCGAAGATCATCGTCAACCAGGTCAACAGCAGCGCCGCGAGCCAGATCAACGGCGCGCTCGAAGTCGCGGGAAGCCGGGCCGAAGTCGTCATAGCCAACGGTTCGGGCATCTCGGTGAACGGCGGTTCATTCCTGAACACCGCGCGCGCGATCCTGACGACCAGCACGCCGAACTACGGCGCAGACGGCAGCCTGACCGGGTTCAATGTCACGGGCGGCAATATTACCGTCCAGGGCGCGGGCCTGAATGCTTCGAACGTCGATCAGGTGGACCTGCTCGCGCGTGCGGTGCAGGCAAACGCGGCGATCTATGCGAACAACCTGAACGTCATCACCGGCCCGAACCAGGTCAATCACGACACGCTCGCCGCGACGCCGATTGCCGGGACGGGACCCGCGCCAGGTGTGTCGATCGACGTGAGCCAGCTTGGCGGCATGTATGCGAATCGCATCATTCTGGTCGGCTCGGAAAACGGCGTCGGTGTCTCGAATGCGGGCGTGGTCGCCGCGCAGGCGGGCGACCTGACGCTCACCACGCAGGGCAGGCTTGTCCTCACCGGCCGCACCAATGCAAGCGGCAACCTGTCGGTGTCGGTGGCGGGCGACATCGATAACAGCGGCACGACCTACGGCCAGCAGAACGTATCGGTGAACACATCGGGCGATCTGACCAACAGCGGCACGCTGGCTGCACAGCAGGGCCTGACCGTCAACCGCGGGCAGCGTCGCGTCAACCGGAACCCTCGGCGCAGGCATCAACGCCGACTGGAGCGTGGCCCAGAGCGGCGACCTGAACTTCACCGCGACGGGTCAACTGAGCGCGACGGGTCAAAACATCGCGGGCGGCAATGCGACCCTGCAGGGCAACACCGTCACGCTTGCTGGCAGCCAGACCGCTGCTAA
- a CDS encoding Na+/H+ antiporter subunit E — MASNSEKPVTSFAPRGMLSLWVVLFTVWMIANASLAVEPALTGAAITLVLAYVFASSSDAWGRIRWTPRSLYHFVAYGATFVVELARANLNMMRYVYAPRIDIAPGIVKVRTRLTSPMGRLALANSIALTPGSLVMDLQGDILFIHWLDVKTTDIDAATLTLVTPFEQHLEKVFG, encoded by the coding sequence GTGGCTTCGAACAGCGAAAAACCGGTCACGTCGTTCGCTCCACGGGGGATGCTCAGCCTGTGGGTCGTCCTGTTCACGGTCTGGATGATCGCCAACGCGTCGCTGGCGGTGGAACCGGCACTCACCGGCGCTGCAATCACGCTGGTGCTGGCCTACGTGTTCGCCTCTTCCAGCGACGCCTGGGGCCGGATTCGCTGGACGCCGCGCAGTCTCTATCATTTCGTTGCCTATGGCGCGACCTTCGTCGTCGAGCTGGCGCGCGCCAATCTCAACATGATGCGATACGTCTATGCGCCACGTATCGACATCGCGCCGGGCATCGTCAAGGTCCGCACCCGGCTGACATCGCCCATGGGCCGGCTGGCGCTGGCCAATTCAATCGCACTCACGCCGGGCTCGCTTGTGATGGATCTTCAGGGCGACATACTGTTCATCCACTGGCTGGACGTCAAGACGACCGACATCGATGCCGCAACACTGACGCTCGTCACGCCTTTCGAACAGCATCTGGAGAAGGTCTTTGGCTGA
- a CDS encoding alpha/beta hydrolase family protein, whose product MNTARAFWLIVVLLFTNPVWAFQSRVVAIPSAAMHKSFDATVVLPDEYARGDEADRFPVVYVLHGSGGDHTDWTANTPIGKLADRYHVILVMPDGGHESWYIDSPVNPRSRYETFVGVEVVGYIDAHFRTIAAKQARAITGLSMGGFGALSIALDRPDTFGAVGSISGAVDPRACEDEPGINRVFGTPARHAAFWNSKVIVENAQSFENAHIDLTIDCGVNDSLVQSNRTLHERLVELGVPHDYAERPGGHTWQYWANAIQYQVLFFATSFQHKGFAFNNHPDMTRRMTALTTAG is encoded by the coding sequence ATGAACACAGCGCGTGCATTCTGGCTCATTGTGGTGCTGCTTTTCACGAACCCTGTCTGGGCGTTTCAGTCCAGGGTCGTCGCGATTCCCAGCGCTGCGATGCATAAGTCTTTCGACGCGACCGTGGTGTTGCCCGATGAGTACGCGCGAGGCGACGAGGCCGACCGGTTCCCGGTTGTCTATGTGCTGCACGGCTCGGGCGGCGACCACACCGACTGGACCGCGAATACGCCGATTGGCAAGCTGGCAGACCGCTATCACGTGATCCTCGTGATGCCGGACGGCGGTCATGAAAGCTGGTACATCGACAGCCCCGTCAATCCGCGCAGCCGTTACGAAACGTTCGTGGGTGTGGAAGTCGTTGGGTATATCGACGCGCACTTCCGCACGATTGCCGCAAAGCAGGCACGCGCGATTACGGGCTTGAGCATGGGCGGCTTCGGCGCGTTAAGCATTGCTCTCGACCGGCCGGATACATTCGGCGCCGTGGGGAGCATCAGCGGCGCGGTCGATCCGCGTGCGTGCGAAGACGAACCCGGTATCAACCGCGTGTTCGGCACCCCAGCCCGGCACGCTGCGTTCTGGAACAGCAAGGTCATCGTCGAAAACGCCCAAAGCTTTGAAAACGCCCATATTGACCTGACGATCGATTGCGGCGTCAACGACTCGCTCGTCCAATCGAATCGCACGCTGCACGAACGACTCGTCGAACTGGGCGTACCGCATGATTACGCGGAACGTCCCGGCGGCCACACGTGGCAGTACTGGGCCAATGCGATCCAGTATCAGGTGCTCTTCTTCGCGACTTCGTTCCAGCACAAGGGCTTCGCATTCAACAACCATCCAGACATGACGAGGCGCATGACCGCCCTGACGACGGCCGGTTGA
- a CDS encoding monovalent cation/H+ antiporter complex subunit F: MAEIMLEIAAVLIFFAILFGVIRLVLGKTLIDRVVAIDMLTVISISLIGIYAQFSGRFVYIDVALVYGLLSFLAVLAIARFLEKGL, from the coding sequence TTGGCTGAAATCATGCTCGAGATCGCAGCCGTACTGATCTTTTTCGCCATCCTGTTCGGTGTCATTCGCCTCGTGCTCGGCAAGACCCTTATCGACCGGGTCGTCGCCATCGACATGCTCACTGTCATTTCGATTTCGCTGATCGGGATTTATGCTCAGTTTTCTGGTCGTTTCGTCTATATCGACGTGGCTCTCGTCTATGGACTGCTAAGTTTTCTGGCCGTTCTGGCGATTGCCCGCTTTCTGGAAAAGGGGCTTTAG
- a CDS encoding transposase, which produces MLKKTDVNGVAPEALEGARSATGSASGAAEVKRWSTGRKRGVVLRLLRGEPVDAVSREVGVTIAVLKQWRELALAGMEAGLKARTSDPLEARLNDAVRRVGELSMENEILRKERELQARRPLTARRSST; this is translated from the coding sequence ATGTTGAAGAAAACAGATGTAAACGGGGTTGCGCCAGAGGCGCTGGAAGGAGCGCGTAGCGCGACTGGAAGCGCCTCTGGCGCCGCCGAAGTCAAGCGTTGGTCGACCGGTCGCAAACGCGGCGTGGTGCTTCGGTTGCTGCGTGGCGAACCCGTCGACGCCGTGTCCCGTGAAGTCGGTGTGACGATCGCCGTGCTCAAGCAATGGCGTGAGCTGGCACTGGCCGGCATGGAGGCCGGCCTGAAGGCACGCACCAGCGATCCCCTGGAAGCCCGGCTCAATGACGCCGTGCGGCGCGTCGGCGAGTTGTCTATGGAAAACGAGATCCTGCGCAAGGAACGTGAACTGCAGGCCCGTCGCCCTTTGACCGCTCGGAGATCGTCGACATGA
- a CDS encoding PAAR domain-containing protein: protein MRKAAVRDGDPTTTGGFVIGTSTRINDKGKKVALIDDYATCGNCKGTYRIFGTGKGMSDMGRVVVVDGDSVLCPCGKNRVIVGSNPGCFLNSDHGSASASSTASAAQSAIAADKLEHYFEITDALTGAPIEGMTYKLFSKGVALVGDKALVAGKTMAFSKNEHPDLTFIAWRPGDVR from the coding sequence ATGCGTAAGGCGGCGGTGCGCGACGGCGACCCTACAACAACGGGCGGTTTTGTCATTGGCACTTCGACCCGCATTAACGATAAGGGGAAGAAGGTTGCCCTGATTGACGATTACGCCACCTGTGGCAACTGCAAGGGTACATACAGGATATTCGGAACCGGCAAGGGAATGTCGGACATGGGACGGGTGGTGGTGGTTGATGGCGATTCCGTACTTTGCCCGTGCGGAAAGAATCGGGTAATCGTCGGTAGCAATCCGGGATGTTTTCTCAATTCGGACCACGGTTCGGCGAGCGCGAGCAGCACGGCTAGCGCGGCGCAATCCGCCATCGCAGCGGACAAACTAGAACACTATTTTGAAATTACGGATGCGTTGACGGGCGCACCAATCGAAGGAATGACTTACAAGCTGTTTAGCAAGGGTGTTGCGCTTGTCGGTGATAAGGCGCTTGTAGCCGGGAAAACGATGGCGTTTTCGAAGAACGAGCATCCAGATCTGACGTTCATCGCGTGGCGGCCAGGAGACGTACGATGA
- a CDS encoding LysR family transcriptional regulator: protein MRGFDWDDIQAFLAISRAGRLTVAAQQMGVDHSTLSRRIAALEAHFGVKLFDRRSVGFLLTPEGERVLSDAEAMESLAMRMRHRLEDVSVGLTGSVRVGTPEGFGTYFLAPSDCRSASA, encoded by the coding sequence ATGCGCGGATTCGATTGGGACGACATTCAGGCTTTTCTGGCCATTTCGCGCGCGGGCCGGCTCACGGTTGCCGCGCAGCAGATGGGCGTGGATCATTCGACGCTGAGCCGCCGGATCGCGGCACTGGAAGCCCACTTCGGCGTGAAGCTCTTCGACCGTCGCTCGGTTGGCTTCCTCCTGACGCCGGAAGGCGAGCGCGTTCTGAGTGATGCCGAGGCGATGGAAAGTCTGGCGATGCGCATGCGGCATCGGCTGGAAGACGTGTCGGTCGGGTTGACCGGCAGTGTGCGGGTGGGAACGCCTGAGGGTTTCGGCACCTACTTCCTTGCGCCGAGCGATTGTCGGTCGGCCTCTGCGTGA